GTCTCGGTCATCGGGCTCCCATTGAGGCGTTCTGTGATGGATCTGCTGGCAGGATGCTGTACGGGCTGCTGTCGCAGCTCCGGGTTGCATTTGGGTATGATGCGATCACCAGAGACCCGGCAATCCCGATAAGAGCATTGTTCAGTGAGATGAATGGAGGTATTTATGCGTGAATCAAATGGATTCATGAAAATTATGGTATCCACGGTCATCATTGTAACAATATCAATGCTTGGTGTATGGATCTATAATAAATTTGGTGAAGTTAATTCTACTTTGTCATATTTCCAGCTCCCGTCGCAGGCAGGATTCGAGGGCCTTTTGCCTTCGTCGGTGTCGCTGCTGAATGATACGGGCAATACGCTCGGGCGTAGGTTCTGGTCTCGGCAACAGCTGATCGATCGCCAATACCAAGTCAGCCAGTGAGAGCATGGGTACATCATCCTGTATTGCCAGACGCTCCTTGAGCAGAAACAGCATGGCGATCCTAACCAGGGCCATGTGGCGATGCCAGGCATCCCAACGGCGTACCTGATAGTCCGCCATGGCCAACTCACTCTTGGCTTCCCGGAAAGCATGTTCGATGAAGAAACGGCAACCCTGCATCCGCGCCAAACGGGTCGTGGAGGCGTCTGCATCGGCGTTGGAGAGCACATAGTGCGACGGCGTGCCGGCGCCGCATTCGCGGCGGACCAGCAGATGCCAATGGCGGGCGGTCTCTTCCTTGCCGTCCCATACCCATACGCGGGCATGCAGATATTCCGCCTTCAATGTGCCTTTCTCACCCTGGCGCAGTTTGACCACCTTCCAGGCACTTGCCGGTTGTCGTGCCGCCCATTCGGCCACGGTCAGCGAAGGCCGGTCGGTGCGCCGTTTTTTTGCCGGACGTCCACGACCGCTTGTGACGGGTTGGCAGGGCGCAGGATCTTCCAGCCAAATGCGCTGATCCTTGTGGACATCGGCCACAAAGCACAATGAGCGCGCCGCGAGACGGCGGAGAAAGACCGGATCCTTGCCGTAACCCCCATCAACGGCCACATAACCGAATCGGACGCTGTGTTGGCGGGCCGTATCGACCAGTTCCAGCGCCAAATCACACTTGCTCCGCAGCTGCCGGGCCTCTTCCGGAATATGTGCCCGGCGGCAGCGCTGGGCATCCTCGACCCAGGTCTTGGGCAGATACAATCGACTATCGAGCAGAGTCACCCGTTGGTTCCGGCACAAGGCCGAGAAGACGCCGACCTGGGAATTGTCCACCTTGCCCAGTCGGCCATTCCACATACGGGCCACACCGGCTGATGCCTTCCCTTTCTTGACAAAGGCGCTTTCATCGAGAATCAGCGCGGCCTGGTCACCACCAAGCAGTGCATCCGCCTGGCGGGCCACTTCGCCGCTGAGCCCGTCCCAATCGACGCCCGCTTCGGTGAGCAGGTGGTGCAAGGCCTGAGAATCGGTATCAACCACCTCGCTCATGCGCAACAAACTCCCGCGGGAGGCCTGGAACAATCCCCGGATATAGCTCTGGAAGGCACTACAGACGTTGCGGGTGCGAGATGACAGAAATGTCGAAAATGGCTCAAGATGGGCGCAGAGGCGCTTTGGGAGCCGCTGAAGGGCCTTTTCCAGCGGGGTGTTGGGGAATTTACGAGGTCATCGTAATATTCCTTTATGAAACAGTAACTTAATGATACATCCATCGCCTCAAATGCTCAAGGTCTAATGTGACAAAGTAGAATTAAAGAAACAGCAATAAATGCCGGTAATGTTATACCTGATTCCAAAAGAAACTTTGGTCTTGTAAAAAAGAAAAAGTCCAATCTTAATGGCCGCTCAGAACTTCAAGGAAGCTCTAACAAAAACTCTACTATCAATGAATCAGAATCAATTGAATTGATTCAAAATATGATCCAGGAGAAAAATGAGTTACAGAAAACAGTGCTTGGCGGAAAATTGAGTATTAATGAGATTGACGACTTGATCTCTCTCTCAGAGAATGGTGACATCATCGCTTCATCAGTGCTTCTTGAGGCCTATGTTGGTTGTAGTCATTACAATAATTCTGATGCAAATCATAAGCCATCTGTTTGCAGTAATATAGATAATATTGGTAAGAAGAATAAAGATGATGATACACATCCATTTTTTATTATTGAGAAAGCTGCTTTAGAAGGATCCATACAGGCTCAATATGAGTATTGGAGAGCATTGAAACACGCATTGGAAGAAAAAATCATTAATCCATTGCTGGATAGAGATCGTTGGAGTGAGCGAAGAAACAACGGCTTATACTGGCAGGTGGGATTTGCAGAAAACAACGTAATAGAAGCTAATATTACACTGGCACTCGATTATTATAGCGGGCAGATTCTCGAAAAGGATTATAGCAACACAATCTACTACGCAACCAGGGCTTTGAGTTTAGATCCATCACTTGACTATATGCATAAATTGATCGATAGCGCCGCTGAGAAAATTGAGAATAACGAAGCCGGGAACAATTGATCAGATTCCCTGGGTAAGGTGAAACGCGCTACGTGCTGGTTTCCAGTGTACCAAAAAGAGGGTGAGAAACTCATGATCGACTGGCCCATTGTCTGGGAGAATTAGGCAAATCTGATTCAGTGCGCAACAATTGCCGGTCATCACTGTTTGGGAAGGGCGAAACATCCGCTCGTTTTGGCCGGTTCTGGCTGGGCAGTGCCTAACAGAGGGAAACAGATACCATGAATAGTCGTTCTTCAATCCGGGTTTTGGCCGGTGATATTGGCGGTACCAAGACGCGCCTGGCAGTTATGGATGTGGAGGGCAACGGGTTGCGGCCCCTGCTGGAGAAGACCTACAGCAGCCGGGAGCACGCATCCTTGCGCGCCATTGTCCAGGACTTTTCCGGGCAGCATGAATACCGGGTGGAAGCGGCCTGTTTTGGCATTGCCGGGCCCGTTCGAGACAATGTTGCAAAGGCAACCAATCTGCCCTGGAGAATAGATGCCCGTGAGCTGGCCGAATATTTCAATATCGGCCCGGTTACCCTGATCAACGATCTTGAAGCCAATGCCTGGGGCATTCCGGCTCTCAAGGCTGAGGATGTGTTTGAGCTTCATGAAGGTGATAGCACAGCATCGGGCAATGCCGCCATCATTGCTGCGGGCACCGGGCTGGGGGAGGCTGGCATGTATTTTGATGGTCAGCAGTTGCGGCCCTTTGCTACCGAAGGCGGGCATGCCGATTTCAGTCCCTGCGGTGAGTTGGAAATCGAACTGCTGCGTTTTCTTCTGGAAAAACATCGGCATGTCAGTTGGGAAAGGATTCTGGCGGGTTCCGGTCTGGTGAATATCCATGAATTCCTGAGAAAGCATCGCAAGATGGCGACACCCAAATGGTTGGTGGAGGAAATGGCCACCAGCGACCCTGCTGCGGCTATATCCCGCGCCGCTCAGGAGCAAACCGACAGGGGCTGTGAGGAAGCTCTGGAAATGTTTGTCAGACTCTATGGCGCAGAGGCGGGAAACCTTGCCCTCAAGCATATGGCTACCGGGGGAGTATTCATTGGTGGCGGCATTGCGCCGAAGATTCTGGCATGGATGAGGAAAGGAGGCTTCATGCATGCTTTTCTGGACAAGGGGCGTATGCGTCCATTGCTGGAAACCATGCCGGTGCGGGTCATTTTGAATGAGCGCACTGCTTTATACGGACCGGCGATCTATGCGGCGCAGTCCATCGACAAGACAATATAGACAGGAGAAAAACATGCAACTGGGAATAGTGGGACTGGGCAGAATGGGGGCCAATATGGCGAGGCGCCTGATGCAGGCGGGTATCGAATGTGTGGTCTATGATCACAATGCCGCCAATATCGAGGCGTTGCAGGAAGCCGGGGCGACAGGGGCGCTTGATCTGGCGGATCTGGTGCGCAAGCTTCAGGAGCCCCGGCATATCTGGATGATGATTCCCGCAGCCTATGTGGATGGTCTGATCGAGGATCTGATCCCTCTTCTGGCTCCCGGCGACACCCTTATCGATGGAGGCAACTCCTATTACAAGGACGATCTTGCCCGGGCCGCACGGCTGGTGGAATCCGGTATTCACTATGTGGATGTAGGCACCAGCGGCGGGGTCTGGGGACTGGAGCGTGGTTACTGCCTGATGATTGGCGGTGAGGACAAGGTAGTGGAAGCGCTCGACCCGGTATTTGCTGCCCTGGCGCCGGGCATGGGGGATATACCCCGCACCACGGGCAGGCAGGGTGAACCCAGCCAGGCAGAGCAGGGCTATCTGCATTGCGGACCAACAGGGGCCGGGCATTTTGTGAAGATGGTGCATAACGGCATCGAGTACGCCATCATGGCGGCCTATGCCGAGGGTATGAATCTGCTGCGCCATGCCAATATCGGGGGTGCCGCCCGGGATCTGGATGCGGAAACCGCCCCCCTGCGGGATCCCCGGGATTTCCAGTTCGATATTGATGTGCCGCAAGTGGCGGAAGTCTGGCGGCGGGGCAGTGTTATTGGATCCTGGCTCCTCGATCTCACCGCCAATGCCTTGAGCAAGAATCCCCAACTGGACAATTTCAGTGGCCGGGTTTCCGATTCGGGCGAAGGCCGCTGGACCAACATTGCCGCCATAGAGGCGGGCGTGCCGGTGCATGTATTGAGCGCTGCCCTGTTTGATCGCTTCAGTTCCCGTGGCGAAGCGGATTTTGCCAACAAGATACTTTCCGCCATGCGCTACGAGTTTGGCGGTCATCATGAGAAAGTGTGAATATGGGGTCATATATGACCCCATATTTTTGTATGCCACTATTGATGCGCCACCGGACGAAGTTCGTAAATACGCCCATATTTTGCTGCCGCCTCTAGATCTCCCTGACGAATAGCTTCCCTGATATCGTCTAGTTTATAGGCATCATCCACACTCAGATAAGGTGACCAACCAGTATCATCTTCCAGTAGCTCAACTTCTACCTCGGCCACATAGGGGCCCTCATGGACATACTTCACTTTCTTTCGCTGTTTCATCGTTATCGCCTCTTTGTAAAGGACTTGCTCCATCGCTCCGGATCAGGCCGATAGGCCGTCACCAGAACCGCAGGACTGTCATGGCCCTTTGGGATTCCCCATATGACATGAACCGGCGACCCCCAATTTATCCTGCTGCAGCATCAGAATACAGGCGCCCTTCGGGTAATTCGGGTATTCCTCGACAACTATTGCTCCTTCAATACCCCGGAGCACTTCCCTCGCGGTCAAGCCGTCTTCAGCCAACTCATCGTAACCATGCTCAGATATCCGAACTTCTCCAGCCTTCATTAGCGTACGCACTTTTTCAACGAGCTGACCCAAACTCTTCTCTCCATGTTACGCAGCATTACTCTCGTGGCATAACGACCAAGCTGTGCGGCGCAAACGAAGCGCAGCATAGTTTGCGTCTGAACGAGCACCTTTAGGGCATTTATTTCGTTGCTGCATCTAAGCACCGGACTTTCCATCCTTTGACAAACTCTTCATGTGATGCCCTCTCTCTTTCTCCCAATGGGTATTCCCAACGAGTTGGGGACTTTATTCGCGCCAACCCCACTAGTAATTCATCAATGGCTGCTGAAGTACTTTCCTGTGTTTTTTCTTTGACCGGAAACGCGAAGTAAACAATTTTCTCTTTAGCTGAATATTCAAACACTTCAGCTCCTACGCGCGTGTGCGTAAGGTGAAATTCACTTACTGGCAAGAAAAACTCTTTCGGCATTGCCGCCTTTATCGCTTCAACTTGCTTCCTTGATAAAGCGTACTGATTGTTGAAGTTGTAGACGATAATCTTCATGTACCTTCCTGTCCCTAACGCCTAGCTCAGCGGCGCGCCTTTGGCGCGTCCGCTGAATGCTTTTAGCCCATTTTCTCTAATCGTTCAACTCTTGTACCAACTCAGCGACATCGGTTTCAGATAATCGAGGAAAAAGCGAAACATCTGGTTCGATGCTGCATGTAAACTGACTATCCAACCACTTTGGTGACGAAATATTAAGACCACACCACAATGCTGCCAAGTGTTTATCTCGTGTACAGAAAGCCACACAACCTATATTTAAACCATTTATTGCAGCGAGCATTTCTAAAGCGCGCAAATCAGATATTGCGTTGTGAGCATCTTCATATGAGTATGAGTCAGTTGGTTTAATTATTTTCCTACCAATTAATGGCTCTTCACCATCATTTCTTTCGTACAAACAAGACAAAGTACATAGCATTATAAGTGATGTCTTATGTAGACCGAAGCGCTCACAGTTTATGACAATCTCTGAATGCACCTTTTCTAAATCCGCATCTTTTCTACGATGAGAGATAATTGGGGCTACGGAACGCAGGAATTCGCATTCTGCCTCGTATCGCGAGGATAAACCATGAAGCATTTCATATGCTGCATCAAAATGATGCATCGGAATACTCAATTATTTTGGCTTTTGGCAGGTGCTTTCTTATCCTTTCTATAGCTTCGTGAAACTTGGTAGTGAACTCTTCTTTGGTTGGAGCCGCTCTGTTGTCTCCTTCTAGAGCACATAGCACCGGATTTAATATAACAGATTCATTATCAATGTATTTTAACCGCCATTTATTCTTTTCAAGATCTTGTCGTTTTGACTGACTATCAAGATGGTGCAATATATTTAATGTGCTTTTATCTAAAGCAAGAACGCAATTTGGCACCAACGCTAATGGATACCAGCCACCCATTACGAGAACATAAAACGAGATAGGCTGATCAAAAGTAAGACTTATTTTGGCTTGCAGCGAGGACATAGGTTGATGTTATTCTGCGCTAACGAGACTGTCGAATAATTCGTTTTCGACAACCTTTGTTTTCTATTTTGCGTTTATACGATTCCCGGCGCAGATATTTCACACGAAAACGGGGTCAGGTCTTGCAATATAACACCGCTTAAATTACACCAATATTCCCTCCTCACCTTTCGCCTAACCTGACGATTCAGCAAACCCAAGTGCCGACGCAATTTTTTTCGATTCGAAGTTGCGAGCTGGCGTCACTCGGGTTGCTGATCTTGCCGTTATGTCAGAACGGAATGTCATCCTCAAAATCACCCGCCGGGGTGTTTTGCGGGCTGCTGCTATTAGCCTGTGGCGCAGATGACTGCGCCGGTGCTGAGCGGGAGAATTCGGCGCTACCGCCACCTGAGCTGCCACGGCTGTCGAGCATCTGCATTTCGTTGGCCACAATTTCTGTGGTGTACCGGTCCTGTCCATCGTTGCCCTGCCATTTGCGGGTGCGCAGGCTGCCTTCGATATAGACCTTGGAGCCTTTTTTCAGGTATTCGCCGGCAATTTCAGCCAAGCGATTGAAGAACACCACGCGATGCCACTCCGTGCGCTCCTGCTGTTCGCCGGATTGCTTGTCTTTCCAGGTTTCGGATGTGGCGACGGTGATGTTGGTGACCGCCCCCCCGCTGGGCATATAGCGGGTTTCGGGGTCTTTGCCCAGGTTGCCAATAAGAATGACCTTGTTTATGCCTCTCGATGCCATGTTTCCTCCTCAGGTGATTTCGTCCATGAATTCAATATTCAGTCAGTCGCAGAGTTTACCGCCCATCGGTTCATGTTGCATCCGTTTTGGCGGGAGTCTGCATGGAAACGGCCAGTAACAGCCACAGGGCAATGAACCCCAAGGCCATGAGAAAAACGGAAGTTTCCCCGAAATGAGTATGTACCCAGCCACCCAGCAGGCCACCCACGAAGGCGCCACTGAACTGGGAGGTGGAGTAAACGCCCATGGCCGTGCCACGGATGGCGCCGGGAGCCAGTTTGGAGACCAGGGACGGCAGGGTGGCCTCCAGAAGATTGAATCCGGTGAAGAACACCAGCAGCATCAGGCCCAGGCCCCAGATGCTGCCGGAGAATACCCAAAAGCCCGCCAGGGCCAGTCCCAACAGACCGATGGCGCTGGTAAATACCTGTTTCATCTTGCCTTTCTTCTCTGCAATGATGACGAAAGGCACCATTAGTCCCATGGACAACAACATTACCGGCAGGTACAGCCAGGTGTGTTTCTCTACCGGCAGGCCGGCATCACGCAGAACCAGGGGCAGGGCCAGGAACAATGAAGTGAGCACCAGATGCAGGGTGAATATGCCCGCGTCCAGGCGCAGCAACTGGGTGTCGCGCAATACCTTGCCGAACATGCCGGGTACGGGTTCGGCCTCGCTGTGTACGCTGCTGTGATCCGGGGTGGGCACCACCAGCACCAGGATCAGGATACCCGCGATGGCCAGGGCGGCGGTGATCCAGAACAGGCCAGGAACCCCCACCCAGGTGTTGAACAATGGTCCTGCAATCAGGGCCACGGTAAAGGAGAAGCCAATGGTCACGCCCACCACCGCCATGGACTTGGTGCGTTGCTCGTCCCGGGTAAGATCCGCCAGCAGGGCCATGACGGCGGCGGCGATGGCCCCGCTGCCCTGGATGGCCCGTCCGACGATGATCATATGGATGTCATCTGCAGTTGCGGCAATGACACTGCCCAGGGCAAACAGCAGCAGGCCACCGATGATCACCGGCTTGCGCCCGATCTTGTCCGAGAGCAGGCCGAAGGGAATCTGCAGCACCGCCTGGGTGAGGCCGTAGATGCCAATGGCCATGCCGATGAGCACCGGAGTCGCTGAAGCCAGGTGTTCCGCATACAGGGCGAATACGGGCAGGATGAGAAACAGCCCCAGCATGCGAGAGCCGTAAATGCCGGCCAGTCCATAGGTGGCGCGGCGTTCCTGTGAGTTGAGTCCTGCAGTCTGATTGGTCATTGGTGGCAAATAAAGGTTTTCATGGAGGTTGGATAGGAATTCGTGCCCCTACTCATGACTTTAAAGAGTGAAAGAGTGGCTTTATTTTGTTCCGCGCTTCGTGGGCACCACAGGTTTTTCCGCCGGGTGATTTCGCGGGTTTTTGTGCGCGGATATGGGCTCGAAATGTCATGGATTCCGCGGGTTGACGGGAGAATGCTTTATTGTCGTGCGTACAGTCCTGTTTCTTGGGCAAAACAAGGGTTGGTCTTCCAGTTCCACAACGATAGGTTCCACCAAGCAGTCTTCATTGTCCTGCAGAATCGTCCAGCACTGGCCCTTTTGCCAGAAATCGGGAGATTCGCATTTCTGTCTGGAGCTCACCTGATGAGTCTCTTTCTGCTGGGGCGCCGCGGTGATGCTGCCGCAAACCGGTATCCCGCAGATCAGCATGGCAAGATGCGCGTTCAGTCGGCCTGGTCTGGACATTGCTGGGGTTTCCAGTGTGGGAGATGGATAAAGAGCGTCTTCCGGCTCGCGTGCATTCTAGCCCAGGAGATACTTGGCGTGCAAACCGTGCGCTGGCCAGGGTGTGGCGGGGAAGTGAACATCGGTTTGAAGGGTGAGGGTGAAAGCGCGTATATTGCTCTTCTTTCGCAGCGAGTTTTTGCCCCGAGGCAGTTTCTTTCAAATCCGGTATATGAAAAGTATCAAGATCCGCGGTGCCCGCACCCACAATCTGAAGAACATCGACCTGGAACTGCCGCGGGACAAGCTCATCGTCATTACCGGCCTGTCCGGTTCGGGCAAGTCCTCCCTGGCTTTCGATACCATTTATGCGGAAGGCCAGCGGCGTTACGTGGAATCCCTGTCTGCCTATGCCCGCCAGTTTCTGTCCATGATGGAAAAGCCGGATGTGGATCATATCGAAGGCCTGTCCCCGGCCATTTCCATCGAGCAGAAGACCACCAGCCACAATCCCCGCTCCACGGTCGGCACCATCACCGAGATCTACGACTATCTGCGTCTGCTGTTTGCCCGGGCGGGCACGCCCCTTTGTCCCGAGCACAAGCTGCCCCTGGAGGCCCAGACCATCGAACAGATGGTGGACCAGGTGCTGGCCCTGCCCGAGGGCAGCAAGCTCATGTTGCTGGCGCCAGTGATCTCCGAGCGTAAAGGGGAATACCAGAAGCTGTTGAAGGAGCTGGCCGCCCAGGGCTTCATTCGCGCGCGCATCGATGGCGAGATCTGGGAG
This sequence is a window from Thiolapillus brandeum. Protein-coding genes within it:
- the gnd gene encoding phosphogluconate dehydrogenase (NAD(+)-dependent, decarboxylating), translated to MQLGIVGLGRMGANMARRLMQAGIECVVYDHNAANIEALQEAGATGALDLADLVRKLQEPRHIWMMIPAAYVDGLIEDLIPLLAPGDTLIDGGNSYYKDDLARAARLVESGIHYVDVGTSGGVWGLERGYCLMIGGEDKVVEALDPVFAALAPGMGDIPRTTGRQGEPSQAEQGYLHCGPTGAGHFVKMVHNGIEYAIMAAYAEGMNLLRHANIGGAARDLDAETAPLRDPRDFQFDIDVPQVAEVWRRGSVIGSWLLDLTANALSKNPQLDNFSGRVSDSGEGRWTNIAAIEAGVPVHVLSAALFDRFSSRGEADFANKILSAMRYEFGGHHEKV
- the glk gene encoding glucokinase produces the protein MNSRSSIRVLAGDIGGTKTRLAVMDVEGNGLRPLLEKTYSSREHASLRAIVQDFSGQHEYRVEAACFGIAGPVRDNVAKATNLPWRIDARELAEYFNIGPVTLINDLEANAWGIPALKAEDVFELHEGDSTASGNAAIIAAGTGLGEAGMYFDGQQLRPFATEGGHADFSPCGELEIELLRFLLEKHRHVSWERILAGSGLVNIHEFLRKHRKMATPKWLVEEMATSDPAAAISRAAQEQTDRGCEEALEMFVRLYGAEAGNLALKHMATGGVFIGGGIAPKILAWMRKGGFMHAFLDKGRMRPLLETMPVRVILNERTALYGPAIYAAQSIDKTI
- a CDS encoding DUF4258 domain-containing protein, translated to MGQLVEKVRTLMKAGEVRISEHGYDELAEDGLTAREVLRGIEGAIVVEEYPNYPKGACILMLQQDKLGVAGSCHMGNPKGP
- a CDS encoding MFS transporter, translated to MTNQTAGLNSQERRATYGLAGIYGSRMLGLFLILPVFALYAEHLASATPVLIGMAIGIYGLTQAVLQIPFGLLSDKIGRKPVIIGGLLLFALGSVIAATADDIHMIIVGRAIQGSGAIAAAVMALLADLTRDEQRTKSMAVVGVTIGFSFTVALIAGPLFNTWVGVPGLFWITAALAIAGILILVLVVPTPDHSSVHSEAEPVPGMFGKVLRDTQLLRLDAGIFTLHLVLTSLFLALPLVLRDAGLPVEKHTWLYLPVMLLSMGLMVPFVIIAEKKGKMKQVFTSAIGLLGLALAGFWVFSGSIWGLGLMLLVFFTGFNLLEATLPSLVSKLAPGAIRGTAMGVYSTSQFSGAFVGGLLGGWVHTHFGETSVFLMALGFIALWLLLAVSMQTPAKTDAT
- a CDS encoding IS701 family transposase, whose translation is MEKALQRLPKRLCAHLEPFSTFLSSRTRNVCSAFQSYIRGLFQASRGSLLRMSEVVDTDSQALHHLLTEAGVDWDGLSGEVARQADALLGGDQAALILDESAFVKKGKASAGVARMWNGRLGKVDNSQVGVFSALCRNQRVTLLDSRLYLPKTWVEDAQRCRRAHIPEEARQLRSKCDLALELVDTARQHSVRFGYVAVDGGYGKDPVFLRRLAARSLCFVADVHKDQRIWLEDPAPCQPVTSGRGRPAKKRRTDRPSLTVAEWAARQPASAWKVVKLRQGEKGTLKAEYLHARVWVWDGKEETARHWHLLVRRECGAGTPSHYVLSNADADASTTRLARMQGCRFFIEHAFREAKSELAMADYQVRRWDAWHRHMALVRIAMLFLLKERLAIQDDVPMLSLADLVLAIDQLLPRPEPTPERIARIIQQRHRRRQKALESCLRRELEI
- the ssb gene encoding single-stranded DNA-binding protein encodes the protein MASRGINKVILIGNLGKDPETRYMPSGGAVTNITVATSETWKDKQSGEQQERTEWHRVVFFNRLAEIAGEYLKKGSKVYIEGSLRTRKWQGNDGQDRYTTEIVANEMQMLDSRGSSGGGSAEFSRSAPAQSSAPQANSSSPQNTPAGDFEDDIPF